The following are encoded in a window of Bradyrhizobium sp. WBOS07 genomic DNA:
- a CDS encoding DUF4089 domain-containing protein codes for MAEPLDDYIDALSKALALPVEEAWRPAVRANLEVSLRLGRMVDEFALPDETEPAPIFTA; via the coding sequence ATGGCCGAGCCGCTGGACGACTACATCGACGCATTATCGAAAGCGCTGGCGCTGCCGGTCGAGGAAGCCTGGAGGCCCGCGGTGCGTGCCAACCTCGAAGTCTCGCTGCGGCTTGGCCGCATGGTCGACGAATTCGCGCTGCCGGACGAGACCGAGCCGGCGCCGATCTTCACCGCGTGA
- a CDS encoding GntR family transcriptional regulator yields the protein MTLDDLPQGTAPAEPVVPRVDRARPSVHKVTRAEELRLQLADEIVRGALAPGAPLDETDVARRFNVSRTPVREALRQLVASGLVEARAHRGAVVAQPSIERLTSMFEAMAELEALCAGLAAERMAASERHGLEAIHEELRVLSYTGNPDRFHEVNERFHNAIYAGSQNGYIAEITLATRVRVQPFRRAQFRNLGRLAKSHAEHDRVVVAIMRGDKQGAAAAMRAHIELVRGEYEIYAVSV from the coding sequence ATGACGCTCGACGATCTTCCGCAGGGGACAGCGCCGGCCGAGCCGGTGGTGCCTCGCGTCGACCGGGCGCGGCCCAGCGTGCACAAGGTCACGCGCGCCGAGGAGCTGCGACTGCAGCTCGCCGACGAGATAGTGCGCGGCGCTCTTGCGCCCGGTGCGCCGCTGGACGAGACCGACGTCGCGCGCCGCTTCAACGTCTCGCGGACGCCGGTGCGCGAGGCGCTGCGTCAGCTCGTGGCAAGCGGTCTCGTCGAGGCGCGCGCCCATCGCGGCGCGGTGGTGGCGCAGCCCTCGATCGAGCGGCTGACGAGCATGTTCGAGGCGATGGCCGAGCTCGAGGCGCTGTGCGCCGGCCTTGCCGCCGAGCGCATGGCAGCTAGCGAGCGCCATGGCCTCGAGGCCATCCACGAAGAGCTGCGGGTGCTGAGCTACACCGGCAACCCGGATCGCTTTCACGAGGTGAACGAACGCTTCCACAACGCGATCTATGCCGGTTCGCAGAACGGCTACATCGCCGAGATTACGCTCGCCACCCGCGTCCGCGTGCAGCCGTTCCGCCGCGCCCAGTTCCGCAACCTCGGCCGGTTGGCGAAATCGCATGCCGAGCACGACCGTGTCGTCGTCGCCATCATGCGCGGCGACAAGCAGGGCGCGGCCGCCGCGATGCGCGCGCATATCGAGCTGGTGCGCGGGGAGTACGAGATCTACGCGGTGTCGGTGTAG
- the atzF gene encoding allophanate hydrolase has product MGAEQPETIAAIVAAHRAGTLTPAETVARTYQRIRDHGDPAIFIGLRDEKDAVAEAERLAARADAAGLPLYGVPVAVKDNIDALGFPTTAACPAFSYTPTHDSTAVERLRAAGAIIIGKTNLDQFATGLVGVRSPYGIPRNSIRNDLIPGGSSSGSAVAVGAGLVPLALGTDTAGSGRVPAMLNNIVGLKPSLGMISNAGLVPACRTLDCISVFALTVDDAALALSVMAGPDPADPFSRDRPLGAMTPLPADLRLGVPRNGQLIFFGDKDAETAYAEALRRWTALGATLVEFDLEPFYETARLLYEGPWVAERYLVIKDLLASAPDAIHPVTREITAAGARLTAAETFSALYRLQGLRRIAERTFANIDALVLPTAPTAYTTAQVLANPIELNSRLGTYTNFVNLLDLCGLALPASMRSDGIPFGITLLAPAGHDALLVSIGRVFHADTKLGLGAKGAGQAPLAPLPAGRSDDIPIAVVGAHLSGMVLNGELKALDGRLIEATRTAPDYKLYALKTTPPKPGMLRVAAGTGAAIELEIWSLSPAAFGQFVNAIPSPMAIGTLRLADGRIVKGFLVEPEVLGDARDITAFGGWRAYMKEANKA; this is encoded by the coding sequence ATGGGGGCTGAGCAGCCTGAAACGATTGCCGCGATTGTGGCCGCGCATCGCGCCGGCACGCTGACGCCGGCAGAGACGGTCGCGCGGACCTATCAGCGCATCCGCGATCACGGCGATCCCGCCATCTTCATCGGCCTGCGTGACGAGAAGGATGCGGTCGCGGAGGCCGAGAGGCTCGCCGCGCGCGCGGACGCCGCCGGCCTGCCGCTGTACGGCGTGCCGGTCGCGGTGAAGGACAATATCGACGCGCTGGGATTTCCTACAACCGCAGCCTGCCCGGCTTTCTCCTACACACCCACGCACGACTCGACTGCCGTCGAGCGCCTGCGCGCTGCCGGTGCCATCATCATCGGCAAGACCAATCTCGACCAGTTCGCGACCGGCCTCGTCGGCGTACGCTCGCCTTACGGCATTCCCCGGAATTCGATCCGTAACGATCTCATTCCCGGCGGTTCGAGCTCCGGCTCGGCCGTGGCGGTTGGCGCCGGCCTCGTGCCGCTCGCGCTCGGCACCGACACTGCCGGCTCGGGGCGCGTGCCGGCGATGCTCAACAACATCGTCGGGCTGAAGCCGAGCCTCGGCATGATCTCGAATGCCGGCCTGGTACCGGCCTGCCGCACGCTCGACTGCATCTCGGTGTTCGCGCTGACCGTCGACGACGCGGCGCTGGCGCTGTCCGTGATGGCGGGACCGGACCCGGCCGATCCGTTCTCGCGCGACCGGCCGCTTGGCGCGATGACGCCGCTCCCGGCAGATCTGCGCCTCGGCGTGCCGCGCAACGGACAGCTGATCTTCTTCGGCGACAAGGATGCCGAGACTGCCTACGCCGAGGCGCTGAGGCGCTGGACCGCGCTCGGCGCAACGCTGGTGGAGTTCGACCTCGAGCCGTTCTACGAGACGGCGCGGCTGCTCTATGAGGGCCCTTGGGTCGCCGAGCGCTACCTCGTGATCAAGGATCTGCTCGCCTCGGCGCCCGATGCGATTCATCCCGTGACCCGCGAGATCACCGCGGCCGGCGCGCGGCTGACGGCGGCTGAAACCTTCTCCGCGCTGTACCGCCTGCAAGGCCTGCGCAGGATCGCCGAGCGCACGTTTGCCAATATTGACGCGCTGGTGCTGCCGACGGCGCCGACGGCCTACACGACCGCGCAGGTGCTCGCCAATCCGATCGAGCTCAACAGCCGGCTCGGCACCTACACCAATTTCGTCAATCTGCTCGATCTCTGCGGCCTGGCGCTGCCGGCATCGATGCGCAGCGACGGCATTCCGTTCGGCATCACGCTGCTCGCCCCCGCGGGGCATGACGCGCTGCTCGTGAGCATCGGCCGCGTCTTCCATGCGGATACCAAGCTCGGTCTCGGCGCCAAGGGTGCGGGGCAGGCACCGCTCGCGCCGCTGCCCGCAGGCCGCAGCGACGACATCCCGATCGCCGTGGTCGGCGCGCATCTGTCCGGCATGGTGCTGAATGGCGAGTTGAAAGCGCTGGACGGACGCCTGATCGAGGCAACCAGGACTGCGCCCGATTACAAGCTCTACGCGCTCAAGACCACGCCGCCGAAGCCCGGCATGTTGCGCGTCGCCGCCGGCACGGGCGCGGCGATCGAGCTTGAGATCTGGTCGCTGTCGCCAGCCGCCTTCGGCCAATTCGTCAACGCGATTCCGTCGCCGATGGCGATCGGCACGCTGCGGCTTGCCGATGGCCGCATTGTGAAGGGATTTCTGGTCGAGCCCGAGGTGCTGGGCGATGCGCGCGATATCACGGCGTTTGGAGGATGGCGCGCGTATATGAAGGAGGCCAACAAGGCGTAG
- a CDS encoding ABC transporter ATP-binding protein, producing the protein MTAQPLLDVQDLTVEFTTRRGIVKAVQHVNISVAKGETLAIVGESGSGKSVTSYAVMRILDRAGRIAEGSVMFSGIDVKAASEDQMRDLRGREVSMIFQNPRAALNPIRKVGDQIEDVLRTHVQQAQVADRGEKAIEALEQVKIARPRERYHAYPFELSGGMCQRVVIALALACNPQLLIADEPTTGLDVTTQKAVMDLIVELTKRRAMSTILITHDLGLAAAYCDRVVVMEKGRVVETAKAADIFANPQHPYTKKLMRATPRLGVSLRDLLPEEESAAFASPRARGEADTLESALAPRSVAGEGGSPSTVLAESPPHPDRLPASGAREQTPLLLVDKLVKEYPRQGATAVLGKLFGRKPAVEPDMFRAVDGISFAIGHGESVGLVGESGCGKSTTSMMVMRLLDQTSGLIQFDGEDISGIVPSAFARLPQRSRIQMVFQDPTDSLNPRFTAARAIADPIMQLGDVRGRDALRARCEELATMVGLPHNLLDRFPHQLSGGQKARVGIARAIALHPKLVILDEPTAALDVSVQAVVLNLLQDLKQRLGMSYLFVSHDLNVVRLLCDRVIVMRTGRIVEEGSSEQVLSDPQDDYTKELLMAIPHPPLQVH; encoded by the coding sequence ATGACCGCCCAGCCCCTGCTCGACGTCCAGGACCTCACGGTCGAATTCACCACCCGCCGCGGCATCGTCAAAGCCGTGCAGCACGTCAACATTTCCGTCGCCAAGGGCGAGACGCTCGCCATCGTCGGCGAGTCCGGCTCCGGCAAATCGGTGACGTCCTATGCGGTGATGCGCATCCTCGACCGTGCCGGGCGGATCGCCGAGGGTTCGGTGATGTTCTCCGGCATCGACGTCAAGGCGGCGAGCGAAGACCAGATGCGCGACCTGCGCGGCCGCGAAGTCTCGATGATCTTCCAGAACCCGCGCGCCGCGCTCAACCCGATCCGGAAAGTGGGCGATCAGATCGAGGACGTGCTGCGCACCCATGTGCAGCAGGCCCAAGTCGCCGATCGCGGCGAGAAGGCAATCGAGGCGCTGGAGCAGGTCAAGATCGCCCGCCCGCGCGAACGCTATCACGCCTATCCGTTCGAGCTCTCGGGGGGGATGTGCCAGCGCGTCGTCATCGCGCTCGCGCTCGCCTGCAATCCGCAGCTCCTGATCGCGGACGAGCCGACCACCGGCCTTGACGTCACCACCCAGAAGGCGGTGATGGATCTGATCGTCGAGCTGACCAAACGCCGCGCGATGTCGACCATCCTGATCACCCACGATCTCGGCCTCGCCGCCGCCTATTGCGACCGCGTCGTCGTGATGGAGAAGGGCCGCGTGGTCGAGACCGCCAAGGCCGCCGACATCTTCGCCAACCCGCAGCACCCCTACACCAAGAAGCTGATGCGCGCGACGCCGCGGCTGGGGGTGAGCTTGCGGGACTTGCTGCCGGAAGAGGAGAGCGCCGCCTTCGCCTCTCCCCGCGCGCGGGGAGAGGCCGACACGCTCGAGAGCGCACTTGCGCCCCGGAGCGTGGCGGGTGAGGGGGGCTCTCCCAGCACCGTGCTCGCGGAGAGTCCCCCTCACCCCGACCGTCTCCCCGCAAGCGGGGCGAGGGAGCAGACGCCCCTCCTTCTCGTCGATAAGCTCGTCAAGGAATATCCCCGCCAGGGCGCCACCGCCGTGCTCGGCAAGCTGTTCGGCCGCAAGCCTGCTGTGGAGCCGGACATGTTCCGCGCCGTCGACGGCATCAGCTTTGCGATCGGCCATGGCGAGAGCGTCGGGCTGGTCGGCGAATCCGGCTGCGGCAAATCGACGACGTCGATGATGGTGATGCGGCTACTGGACCAGACCTCCGGCCTGATCCAGTTCGACGGCGAGGACATCTCCGGCATCGTACCATCCGCCTTCGCCCGCCTGCCGCAGCGCAGCCGCATCCAGATGGTGTTCCAGGATCCGACCGACAGCCTCAACCCGCGCTTCACCGCCGCCCGCGCCATTGCGGACCCGATCATGCAACTCGGCGACGTCAGGGGACGCGACGCGCTGCGCGCCCGCTGCGAGGAACTGGCCACCATGGTCGGCCTGCCGCACAATCTGCTCGACCGCTTCCCGCACCAATTGTCCGGCGGCCAGAAGGCCCGCGTCGGCATCGCCCGCGCCATCGCGCTGCATCCAAAGCTCGTCATCCTGGACGAGCCGACCGCGGCGCTGGACGTTTCGGTTCAGGCCGTTGTGCTGAATCTGCTTCAGGACCTGAAGCAGCGGTTAGGTATGAGCTACCTGTTCGTCTCGCATGATTTGAATGTGGTGCGCTTGCTGTGCGATCGTGTCATTGTGATGCGGACGGGGCGGATCGTCGAAGAGGGCTCTTCCGAGCAGGTCCTGAGCGATCCGCAGGACGACTACACCAAGGAACTGCTGATGGCGATCCCGCATCCGCCGTTGCAAGTTCACTGA
- a CDS encoding ABC transporter permease, translated as MSSVAPAVEPVGPARTSGLLAILDQTRYVLGENKVTGFAFALLILILLAAIFGPYVVPYDPLASDTAAALKPPSAAHWFGTDQLGRDIFSRVIVATRLDTFIAVASVALVFLMGGLAGIAAGYFGGWTDRVVGRIADTIMAFPLFVLAMGIVAALGNTVQNIILATAIVNFPLYARVARAEANVRRNAGFVQAARLSGNGEFRILLVHILPNIMPIMIVQMSLTMGYAILNAAGLSFIGLGVRPPTAEWGIMVAEGAGFMVSGEWWIALFPGLALMIAVFCFNLLGDGLRDIVDPQRRT; from the coding sequence ATGAGCTCCGTTGCGCCTGCTGTCGAACCTGTCGGTCCCGCCCGCACGTCCGGGCTGTTGGCGATCCTCGACCAGACCCGCTACGTTCTCGGCGAGAACAAGGTCACGGGCTTTGCTTTCGCGCTCCTGATCCTGATCCTCCTGGCCGCGATCTTCGGCCCTTACGTGGTGCCCTACGATCCGCTCGCCTCGGACACCGCCGCGGCGCTGAAGCCGCCGTCGGCGGCGCATTGGTTCGGCACCGACCAGCTCGGGCGCGACATCTTCAGCCGCGTCATCGTGGCGACGCGGCTCGACACCTTCATCGCGGTCGCCTCGGTCGCGCTGGTGTTCCTGATGGGCGGCCTCGCCGGCATCGCGGCCGGTTACTTCGGCGGCTGGACCGATCGCGTCGTCGGCCGCATCGCCGACACCATCATGGCCTTTCCGCTGTTCGTGCTCGCCATGGGCATCGTCGCCGCGCTCGGCAACACCGTGCAGAACATCATCCTGGCGACCGCCATCGTGAACTTCCCGCTCTATGCCCGCGTCGCCCGCGCCGAGGCCAATGTCCGCCGCAACGCCGGCTTCGTGCAGGCCGCGCGCCTCTCCGGCAACGGCGAATTCCGCATCCTGCTGGTGCACATTCTGCCCAACATCATGCCGATCATGATCGTGCAGATGTCGCTGACCATGGGCTACGCCATCCTCAACGCCGCCGGCCTATCCTTCATCGGCCTCGGCGTGCGCCCGCCGACCGCCGAATGGGGCATCATGGTCGCCGAAGGCGCCGGCTTCATGGTGTCAGGCGAATGGTGGATCGCGCTCTTTCCCGGCCTTGCCCTGATGATCGCCGTGTTCTGCTTCAACCTCCTCGGCGACGGCCTGCGCGACATCGTCGATCCCCAGCGGAGGACGTGA
- the hpxZ gene encoding oxalurate catabolism protein HpxZ — MEIDLPEVIAEVKAAFDRYEQALVSNDVAVLGELFRNDPRTLRYGIGENLYGHAAISGFRAARSPVGLNRRTARTVITSYGRDTAVASTLFYRDTAPGKVGRQMQTWIRFPEGWRVVAAHVSVIDEPKETA, encoded by the coding sequence ATGGAGATCGATCTCCCCGAGGTCATCGCGGAAGTCAAAGCAGCGTTCGATCGTTATGAGCAGGCCCTCGTCAGCAACGACGTCGCCGTGCTCGGCGAGCTCTTCCGCAACGATCCCCGCACCTTGCGCTACGGCATCGGCGAGAACCTCTATGGCCATGCGGCGATCAGCGGCTTCCGCGCCGCCCGCTCGCCCGTCGGCTTGAACCGCCGCACCGCCAGGACGGTCATTACCAGCTACGGCCGCGACACCGCGGTGGCCTCCACCCTGTTCTATCGCGACACCGCGCCCGGCAAGGTCGGCCGGCAGATGCAGACCTGGATTCGCTTCCCCGAGGGCTGGCGCGTGGTCGCCGCCCATGTCAGCGTCATCGACGAGCCGAAAGAGACCGCATGA
- a CDS encoding MarR family winged helix-turn-helix transcriptional regulator: MTASAPQTAPRKRAGNGTAPRDAADDIGLDALVGHAGYAVRRFQIWIFQDFIKTLGDVDIRPTQYSVLTLIGANPGLSQMAVAKRLGIERARLVHLLDSLEQRKYLKRVKSKADRRSHALHLTAQGETALAKFKRLAAEHERHVEEKIGKESRAQLLRILAGFT, translated from the coding sequence GTGACAGCCAGCGCCCCCCAGACTGCCCCACGCAAACGCGCCGGCAACGGCACGGCGCCTCGCGATGCCGCCGACGACATCGGGCTCGATGCGCTGGTCGGGCACGCCGGCTATGCGGTGCGGCGCTTCCAGATCTGGATTTTCCAGGACTTCATCAAGACGCTCGGCGACGTCGACATCAGGCCGACGCAATATTCGGTGCTGACGCTGATCGGCGCCAATCCGGGCCTGTCGCAGATGGCGGTGGCCAAGCGCCTCGGCATCGAGCGCGCCCGGCTGGTGCACCTGCTCGACAGCCTCGAGCAGCGCAAGTACCTCAAGCGGGTCAAGTCGAAGGCGGACCGCCGATCCCACGCGCTGCACCTCACCGCGCAGGGCGAGACGGCGCTGGCGAAATTCAAGCGGCTCGCGGCCGAGCACGAGCGGCATGTCGAAGAGAAGATCGGCAAGGAAAGCCGGGCGCAGCTGCTCCGGATCCTCGCTGGCTTCACCTGA
- a CDS encoding feruloyl-CoA synthase, whose product MTVAPRGDVAGLFASPRTVAEHRSDGSIVLRSPDPLGESARCIGDWLEHFARQTPDAIFLAERGNVEAPWITVTYAQALRQVRAAASWILAQGLSAERPLAILSDNSIDHALLALAAQHVGVPSAAISPAYSLMSRDFEKLKSMIALLEPGAIYVSATRPFAAALAAIAPLHDAQIISGNEDDAGALAFRAVAATPESPDVATAFAAVTPDTIAKFLFTSGSTGTPKAVINTQRMLTSSQQAKAQTWTFLEQTRGDLVILDWLPWSHTFGANHNFNLVLRNGGSLYIDGGKPAPGLFATSLANLKSVLPTVYFNVPRGFDMLIAALRGDEELRRRFFGEVKFAFYAGAALPQNLWDALEELSIKTVGRALPMVSAWGSTETSPLATDCHFLAERSGNIGVPIPGTELKLVTSGDKLEVRVRGPNVTPGYWKAPELTRQAFDDEGFYLIGDAVKLADDARPERGLFFDGRVAEDFKLNSGTWVNVGTLRVAGIAALAPLAQDIVVAGHGGDEVRFLVFPNIAACRAQAGLGETADVSEVLAHDKVRRAIAQGLARLKQQGPNSSGHATRALLLAEPPSVDGGEITDKGYINQRAVLARRADAVARLNDDASDAWVGLS is encoded by the coding sequence ATGACAGTCGCCCCACGTGGTGACGTTGCGGGCCTGTTCGCAAGCCCGCGGACGGTCGCAGAGCATCGCTCCGACGGCAGCATCGTGTTGCGATCGCCCGATCCGCTCGGCGAAAGCGCGCGCTGCATCGGCGACTGGCTGGAGCATTTTGCGCGGCAAACGCCGGATGCGATCTTCCTCGCCGAGCGCGGCAATGTCGAAGCGCCGTGGATCACCGTCACCTATGCGCAGGCGTTGCGCCAGGTGCGTGCGGCGGCGTCCTGGATCCTGGCGCAGGGCCTCAGCGCGGAACGCCCACTCGCGATCCTCTCCGACAACAGCATCGATCACGCGCTGCTCGCGCTCGCCGCCCAGCATGTCGGGGTGCCCTCGGCCGCGATCTCGCCGGCCTATTCGCTGATGTCCAGGGATTTCGAGAAGCTCAAGAGCATGATCGCGCTGCTCGAGCCGGGCGCGATCTACGTCTCTGCGACCAGGCCCTTCGCGGCCGCGCTGGCCGCCATCGCGCCGCTGCACGATGCGCAGATCATCAGCGGCAATGAGGATGACGCCGGCGCGCTCGCTTTCCGCGCCGTCGCGGCAACGCCGGAGAGCCCCGACGTCGCAACGGCGTTCGCCGCGGTGACGCCGGACACGATCGCAAAGTTCCTGTTCACGTCAGGCTCGACCGGCACGCCGAAAGCCGTCATCAACACCCAGCGCATGCTGACCTCGAGCCAGCAGGCCAAGGCGCAGACCTGGACGTTTCTCGAGCAGACGCGCGGCGATCTCGTCATCCTGGACTGGCTGCCCTGGAGCCATACTTTCGGCGCCAACCACAATTTCAATCTCGTGCTGCGCAACGGCGGCTCGCTCTATATCGACGGCGGCAAGCCTGCGCCCGGTCTTTTCGCGACCTCGCTGGCCAATCTGAAAAGCGTGCTGCCGACGGTCTATTTCAACGTGCCGCGCGGCTTCGACATGCTGATCGCGGCGCTGCGCGGCGACGAGGAGCTGCGCCGCCGCTTCTTCGGCGAGGTGAAGTTCGCCTTCTATGCCGGCGCCGCCCTGCCGCAGAATCTCTGGGACGCGCTCGAGGAGCTCTCGATCAAGACCGTCGGCCGCGCGCTGCCGATGGTTTCGGCCTGGGGCTCGACGGAAACCTCGCCGCTCGCGACCGACTGTCATTTCCTCGCCGAGCGCTCCGGCAATATCGGCGTGCCCATTCCCGGCACCGAATTGAAGCTCGTCACCTCCGGCGACAAGCTGGAGGTGCGCGTGCGCGGTCCCAACGTCACGCCGGGCTATTGGAAGGCGCCGGAGCTGACCCGGCAGGCCTTCGACGACGAGGGTTTCTACCTGATCGGCGATGCCGTCAAGCTTGCCGACGATGCGCGGCCGGAGCGCGGCCTGTTCTTCGACGGCCGCGTCGCCGAGGATTTCAAGCTCAACTCCGGCACCTGGGTCAATGTCGGCACGCTGCGCGTCGCCGGCATCGCTGCCCTGGCGCCGCTGGCGCAGGACATCGTGGTCGCAGGCCATGGCGGCGACGAGGTGCGCTTTCTGGTGTTCCCCAACATCGCGGCCTGCCGCGCCCAGGCCGGCCTGGGCGAGACCGCCGATGTGAGCGAGGTGCTCGCCCATGACAAGGTCAGGCGCGCCATCGCGCAGGGCCTCGCAAGACTGAAGCAGCAGGGCCCCAACTCCTCCGGTCACGCCACGCGTGCGCTGCTGCTCGCCGAGCCACCGTCGGTCGACGGCGGCGAGATCACCGACAAGGGCTACATCAACCAGCGCGCCGTGCTGGCGCGGCGTGCGGATGCGGTGGCGCGGTTGAACGATGATGCGTCGGACGCGTGGGTCGGCTTGTCGTGA
- a CDS encoding AtzE family amidohydrolase has protein sequence MTGKPEMTAAEIAGAVAARKMSALDAVEAALARIKQHDGILNSFTDVTADRARAKARAIDADIAAGKEVGPLAGVPFAVKNLFDVAGLPTRAGSKINRDLAPASRDATLIERMEAAGAVLVGALNMGEYAYDFTGENVHDGPSRNPHDTTRMTGGSSGGSGSAVGGALVPIALGSDTNGSIRVPSSFCGIFGLKPTYGRLSRARSFPFVASLDHLGPFARSVTDLALAYDVMQGPDPADSACTTRGLEPTLPLIANPVSDLRIAIAGGYFQKNVFPEVVEAVSRVAKALGATEVVDVPEAARARAAAYVITTTEGASLHLDRLRRRPNDFDPAVRDRLIAGAMVPAPLVDRAQKFRRWYRAQLADIFKSVDVLLAPATPCTAPKLGQVNFNLDGVELPVRANIGIHTQPISFIGLPVVAVPVPLEPLPIGVQIIAAPWREDIALRVAYALEKMGVVAAPSPRGI, from the coding sequence ATGACCGGCAAGCCAGAGATGACGGCCGCCGAGATCGCGGGCGCGGTTGCGGCCCGCAAAATGTCCGCGCTCGATGCCGTCGAAGCCGCGCTCGCGCGGATCAAGCAGCATGACGGCATCCTCAATTCCTTCACCGACGTCACCGCCGATCGCGCCCGCGCCAAGGCACGCGCGATCGACGCCGACATCGCCGCGGGCAAGGAGGTCGGCCCGCTCGCCGGCGTTCCCTTCGCCGTGAAGAATCTGTTCGACGTCGCAGGGCTTCCGACGCGCGCCGGCTCGAAGATCAACCGCGATCTCGCTCCCGCCAGCCGCGACGCCACGCTGATCGAGCGCATGGAAGCGGCCGGTGCCGTGCTCGTCGGCGCGCTCAACATGGGCGAATACGCCTACGATTTCACCGGCGAGAACGTCCATGACGGTCCCTCGCGCAATCCGCACGACACGACGCGGATGACCGGTGGCTCCTCCGGCGGCTCGGGCAGCGCCGTCGGCGGCGCGCTGGTGCCGATCGCGCTCGGCTCGGACACCAACGGCTCGATCCGGGTGCCGTCGTCATTCTGCGGCATCTTCGGCTTAAAGCCGACCTATGGTCGGCTGTCGCGGGCGCGCTCGTTCCCGTTCGTCGCGAGCCTCGATCATCTCGGCCCGTTCGCACGCTCCGTCACCGATCTCGCGCTCGCCTATGACGTGATGCAGGGCCCGGATCCGGCGGACAGCGCCTGCACCACGCGCGGTCTGGAGCCCACGCTGCCGCTGATCGCCAATCCGGTGTCGGATCTGCGCATTGCGATTGCCGGCGGCTACTTCCAGAAGAACGTGTTTCCGGAAGTCGTCGAAGCGGTCAGCCGCGTCGCCAAGGCGCTCGGCGCAACTGAGGTCGTGGACGTGCCCGAGGCCGCCCGTGCCCGCGCGGCGGCCTATGTCATCACCACGACCGAAGGCGCATCGCTGCATCTCGATCGCCTGCGCAGGCGCCCGAACGATTTCGATCCGGCGGTGCGCGACCGGCTGATCGCGGGCGCCATGGTGCCGGCGCCGCTGGTCGACCGCGCCCAGAAATTCCGCCGCTGGTATCGCGCGCAGCTCGCGGACATCTTCAAGTCGGTCGACGTGCTGCTGGCGCCGGCGACGCCCTGCACGGCCCCGAAGCTCGGCCAGGTGAACTTCAATCTCGACGGAGTCGAGCTGCCGGTGCGCGCCAATATCGGCATTCACACCCAGCCGATCTCGTTCATCGGCCTCCCGGTGGTGGCGGTCCCGGTGCCGCTCGAGCCGTTGCCGATCGGCGTGCAGATCATCGCCGCGCCCTGGCGTGAGGACATTGCGCTCCGCGTCGCCTACGCCTTGGAAAAGATGGGCGTGGTCGCCGCGCCGTCGCCGAGAGGAATCTGA
- a CDS encoding ABC transporter permease, protein MLTMIGKRLMFAIPSLIGVVIVTFLLTRALPGDPAAYFAGPAATKEAVEQIRKKLGLDRPLIEQFFRYTNDLAHGDFGSSLTTGQPVAAEIRNRLPASAELTLLGLIVSVVIAIPLGVLAATRPGSWIDHLCRVTTTAGVSLPVFFTGLVLVYVFYFRLGWSPAPLGRLDVFYSAPPTVTGIYLIDTLIARDLEAFRSALSQLILPATTLAIFSLAPIARMTRASMLAVLASEFVRTARASGLSPATVIVTYAFRNAMLPVITTLSMVFSFLLGANVLVEKVFAWPGIGSYAVEALIASDFAPVQGFVLTMAVMYVLLNLVIDILYGVIDPRVRLEG, encoded by the coding sequence ATGCTGACCATGATCGGCAAGCGCCTGATGTTCGCGATTCCCTCGCTGATCGGGGTCGTCATCGTCACCTTCCTGCTGACGCGCGCGCTGCCCGGCGATCCCGCCGCCTACTTCGCCGGCCCCGCCGCGACCAAGGAGGCCGTCGAGCAGATCCGCAAGAAGCTCGGTCTCGACAGGCCGCTGATCGAGCAGTTCTTCCGCTACACCAACGATCTCGCCCATGGCGACTTCGGCAGCTCACTCACCACGGGACAGCCGGTCGCGGCCGAGATCCGCAACCGTCTGCCGGCCTCCGCTGAGCTGACGCTGCTCGGCCTGATCGTCTCGGTCGTGATCGCGATTCCGCTCGGCGTGTTGGCAGCGACGCGGCCGGGATCTTGGATCGATCATCTCTGCCGGGTCACGACGACGGCAGGCGTCTCGCTGCCGGTGTTCTTCACCGGCCTCGTGCTGGTCTACGTGTTCTATTTTCGGCTGGGCTGGTCGCCGGCGCCGCTCGGCCGTCTCGACGTGTTCTACAGCGCGCCGCCGACGGTGACCGGCATCTATCTGATCGACACCTTGATCGCGCGCGACCTCGAAGCGTTCCGTTCGGCGCTGAGCCAGCTCATCCTGCCCGCGACGACGCTTGCGATCTTCTCGCTGGCGCCGATCGCGCGCATGACGCGTGCCTCGATGCTGGCGGTGCTGGCATCCGAATTCGTCCGCACCGCGCGCGCCAGCGGGCTGTCGCCGGCGACCGTGATCGTCACCTACGCCTTCCGCAACGCGATGCTGCCCGTCATCACCACGCTCAGCATGGTGTTCTCGTTCCTGCTCGGCGCCAACGTGCTGGTGGAAAAAGTGTTCGCCTGGCCCGGCATCGGCTCTTACGCCGTGGAAGCCCTGATCGCGTCGGACTTCGCGCCGGTCCAAGGCTTCGTGCTGACCATGGCGGTGATGTACGTGCTGCTCAATCTCGTGATCGACATTTTGTACGGCGTGATCGATCCGCGCGTGCGGTTGGAGGGCTGA